From Staphylococcus sp. M0911, a single genomic window includes:
- the serS gene encoding serine--tRNA ligase encodes MLDIKLFRTEPDKVKSKIELRGDDPKVVDEVLELDEKRRTLISKTEEMKAKRNKVSEEIAQKKRNKENADDVIAEMRQLGDDIKEYDTQLNEIDNKMTDILCRIPNLINDDVPQGASDEENIEVKKWGTPREFDFEAKAHWDIVEDLKMADFDRAAKISGARFVYLTRDGAQLERALMNYMITKHTTQHGYTEMMVPQLVNADTMYGTGQLPKFEEDLFKVEKEGLYTIPTAEVPLTNFYRDEIIQPGVLPEKFTGQSACFRSEAGSAGRDTRGLIRLHQFDKVEMVRFEKPEDSWDALEEMTTNAEAILEELGLPYRRVILCTGDIGFSASKTYDLEVWLPSYNDYKEISSCSNCTDFQARRANIRFKRDNAAKPELAHTLNGSGLAVGRTFAAIVENYQNEDGTVTIPEALVPFMGGKTHIQKPTK; translated from the coding sequence ATGTTAGATATTAAACTTTTTAGAACAGAGCCAGACAAAGTTAAGAGCAAAATTGAATTAAGAGGAGACGACCCTAAAGTAGTCGATGAGGTATTAGAATTAGATGAAAAGCGTCGTACATTAATAAGCAAGACAGAAGAGATGAAAGCGAAACGTAATAAAGTAAGTGAAGAAATCGCTCAGAAAAAACGTAATAAAGAAAATGCTGATGATGTTATTGCTGAAATGCGTCAATTAGGTGATGACATTAAAGAATATGATACACAATTAAATGAAATTGATAATAAAATGACAGACATTCTATGTCGTATTCCAAACCTTATCAATGACGATGTGCCACAAGGTGCTTCAGATGAAGAAAATATCGAAGTTAAAAAGTGGGGTACACCACGTGAATTTGATTTCGAAGCGAAAGCACACTGGGATATCGTAGAAGATCTTAAAATGGCTGACTTCGATCGTGCCGCTAAAATTTCTGGTGCACGTTTCGTTTATCTAACAAGAGACGGTGCACAATTAGAACGTGCATTAATGAACTACATGATTACGAAACATACAACACAACATGGTTACACTGAAATGATGGTACCTCAATTAGTTAACGCTGATACAATGTATGGTACTGGTCAATTACCTAAATTCGAAGAAGATTTATTTAAAGTGGAAAAAGAAGGATTATATACAATTCCAACTGCTGAAGTACCTTTAACAAACTTCTATCGTGATGAAATCATCCAACCAGGTGTCTTACCTGAAAAATTCACTGGACAATCTGCATGTTTCCGTAGTGAAGCGGGTTCAGCTGGTAGAGATACAAGAGGTTTAATTCGTTTACACCAATTCGACAAAGTTGAAATGGTACGCTTTGAAAAACCTGAAGATTCTTGGGATGCTTTAGAAGAAATGACTACAAACGCTGAAGCGATCTTAGAAGAATTAGGATTACCATATCGTCGTGTTATCTTATGTACTGGAGACATTGGTTTCAGTGCTAGTAAAACATACGACTTAGAAGTATGGTTACCAAGCTATAACGACTACAAAGAAATCAGTTCATGTTCAAACTGTACTGACTTCCAAGCACGACGTGCCAATATCCGTTTCAAACGTGATAATGCAGCTAAACCTGAATTAGCGCATACGTTAAACGGTAGTGGTTTAGCTGTAGGTCGTACATTCGCAGCAATCGTTGAGAACTACCAAAATGAAGATGGTACAGTAACAATCCCTGAAGCCTTAGTACCATTCATGGGTGGTAAAACTCATATTCAAAAGCCAACTAAATAA
- the gyrA gene encoding DNA gyrase subunit A encodes MAELPQSRINERNITNEMRESFLDYAMSVIVSRALPDVRDGLKPVHRRILYGLNEQGMTPDKPYKKSARIVGDVMGKYHPHGDSSIYEAMVRMAQEFSYRYPLVDGQGNFGSMDGDGAAAMRYTEARMTKITLELLRDINKDTIDFIDNYDGNEREPAVLPARFPNLLVNGAAGIAVGMATNIPPHNLTEVIDGVLSLSKNPDISISELMEDIQGPDFPTAGLILGKSGIRRAYETGRGSLQMRSRAEIEERGGGRQRIVVTEIPFQVNKARMIEKIAELVRDKKIDGITDLRDETSLRTGVRVVIDIRKDANASVILNNLYKQTPLQTSFGVNMIALVNGRPKLINLKEALVHYLEHQKTVVRRRTEYNLRKAKDRAHILEGLRIALDHIDEIISTIRESETDKVAMESLQERFKLSERQAQAILDMRLRRLTGLERDKIESEYNELLAYIDELEAILADEEVLLQLVRDELTEIKERYGDERRTEIQLGGLDDLEDEDLIPEEQIVITLSHNNYIKRLPVSTYRAQNRGGRGVQGMNTLEEDFVSQLVTLSTHDNVLFFTNKGRVYKLKGYEVPELSRQSKGIPIVNAIELENDESISTMIAVKDLESEDDYLVFATRKGIVKRSSLSNFSRINKNGKIAINFKEDDELIAVRLTDGEEDILIGTAHASLIRFSEKALRPLGRTAAGVKGITLREGDEVVGLDVAHANSEDEVLVVTENGYGKRTPVADYRLSNRGGKGIKTATITERNGNIVCITTVTGEEDLMVVTNAGVIIRLDVHDISQNGRSAQGVRLMRLGDDQFVSTVAKVKQEDDADEAESDIESDNAQGESNSEEVIEGGAPGKAIQTEVTDEEQGSEDNQDGDERIDVRQDFMDRVNEDIENDSDNNEDE; translated from the coding sequence ATGGCTGAATTACCTCAATCAAGAATTAATGAACGAAATATAACCAATGAAATGCGCGAATCATTCCTAGACTATGCAATGAGTGTTATCGTTTCTCGTGCATTACCAGACGTCAGAGATGGATTGAAACCAGTACATCGTCGTATACTGTATGGATTAAATGAGCAAGGTATGACTCCAGATAAGCCATATAAAAAATCCGCACGTATCGTTGGGGATGTTATGGGTAAATATCACCCACATGGTGACTCATCTATTTACGAGGCTATGGTAAGAATGGCACAAGAATTCAGTTATCGTTATCCACTTGTGGATGGACAAGGTAACTTTGGTTCCATGGATGGTGATGGCGCAGCTGCCATGCGTTATACCGAAGCGCGTATGACTAAAATTACGCTAGAATTACTACGTGATATCAATAAAGATACAATTGATTTTATCGATAACTATGATGGTAACGAAAGAGAGCCGGCAGTCTTACCTGCACGTTTCCCTAACTTATTAGTTAATGGTGCGGCAGGTATCGCCGTAGGTATGGCGACTAACATACCACCTCATAATTTGACAGAGGTGATTGATGGTGTGCTTAGTTTAAGTAAGAATCCAGACATCTCAATCAGTGAATTAATGGAAGATATTCAAGGTCCAGATTTTCCAACTGCTGGTCTTATCTTAGGTAAAAGTGGTATTAGACGTGCTTATGAAACAGGTAGAGGTTCTTTACAAATGCGCTCACGTGCTGAAATAGAAGAACGTGGCGGTGGCCGTCAACGTATTGTTGTTACAGAAATTCCATTCCAAGTTAACAAAGCACGAATGATCGAAAAAATTGCTGAACTTGTACGTGATAAAAAAATTGATGGTATTACTGACTTACGTGATGAAACAAGTTTACGTACGGGTGTAAGAGTTGTTATTGATATTCGTAAGGATGCTAACGCAAGTGTTATCTTAAATAACTTATATAAACAAACACCATTACAAACATCATTTGGTGTAAATATGATTGCCTTAGTCAATGGCAGACCTAAGTTAATTAATCTTAAAGAAGCATTAGTCCATTACTTAGAACACCAAAAAACGGTTGTACGTAGACGTACAGAATACAATTTAAGAAAAGCAAAAGACCGTGCCCACATCTTAGAAGGTTTAAGAATTGCACTTGATCATATTGATGAAATCATTAGTACGATTCGTGAATCTGAAACAGATAAAGTGGCAATGGAAAGCTTACAAGAACGCTTCAAGTTATCTGAAAGACAAGCACAAGCTATCTTAGATATGCGTTTAAGACGTTTAACTGGTTTAGAAAGAGACAAAATTGAATCAGAATATAACGAATTATTAGCTTATATTGATGAATTAGAAGCGATTTTAGCGGATGAAGAAGTATTACTACAATTAGTTCGTGACGAATTAACAGAAATTAAAGAACGTTATGGTGACGAACGTCGTACAGAAATTCAACTTGGCGGATTAGATGATTTAGAAGATGAAGATTTAATCCCAGAAGAACAAATTGTAATTACATTAAGTCATAACAATTATATTAAACGTCTTCCAGTATCTACATATCGTGCACAAAACCGTGGTGGTCGTGGTGTACAAGGTATGAATACATTAGAAGAAGACTTTGTGAGTCAATTAGTTACTTTAAGTACTCATGACAATGTCTTATTCTTTACGAATAAAGGCCGCGTATACAAACTTAAAGGTTACGAAGTACCAGAATTATCTCGTCAATCCAAAGGTATCCCAATTGTTAATGCGATTGAACTTGAAAATGATGAAAGTATCAGTACAATGATTGCTGTTAAAGACCTTGAAAGTGAAGACGATTACCTAGTATTTGCAACACGTAAAGGTATCGTTAAACGATCATCATTAAGTAACTTCTCTCGTATTAATAAGAATGGTAAAATTGCGATTAACTTTAAAGAAGATGATGAGTTAATTGCAGTTAGACTAACCGATGGTGAAGAAGATATCCTTATTGGTACTGCACATGCTTCATTGATTAGATTCTCTGAAAAAGCATTACGTCCACTTGGCCGTACAGCAGCAGGTGTGAAAGGTATCACATTACGTGAAGGTGATGAAGTAGTCGGTTTAGACGTCGCACATGCGAATAGTGAAGATGAAGTATTAGTTGTTACTGAAAATGGTTACGGTAAACGTACACCAGTTGCTGATTACCGATTATCAAATCGTGGCGGTAAAGGTATTAAGACGGCAACAATTACAGAACGTAATGGTAACATCGTATGTATTACAACTGTTACAGGTGAAGAAGACTTAATGGTTGTAACGAATGCAGGTGTGATTATACGTCTAGATGTACATGACATCTCACAAAATGGTCGTTCTGCACAAGGTGTTCGACTTATGCGTCTAGGTGATGACCAATTTGTTTCAACAGTAGCTAAAGTAAAACAAGAAGATGACGCTGATGAAGCAGAATCAGATATTGAAAGTGATAATGCTCAAGGTGAGTCTAATAGCGAAGAAGTTATTGAAGGTGGCGCACCAGGCAAAGCGATTCAAACTGAAGTTACTGATGAAGAACAAGGTTCAGAAGACAATCAAGATGGCGATGAACGAATCGATGTAAGACAAGACTTTATGGATCGCGTAAATGAAGATATCGAAAATGATTCAGACAATAATGAAGATGAATAA
- the yaaA gene encoding S4 domain-containing protein YaaA yields the protein MMNLIQEVVVEGDITLGQFLKTEGIIESGGQAKWFLQDFEVLINGQREVRRGKKLEHHDRIDIPELPEDTGAFLIIHQGEQ from the coding sequence GTGATGAATTTGATTCAAGAAGTTGTTGTAGAAGGTGACATTACTTTAGGTCAATTTCTGAAAACAGAAGGTATTATTGAATCAGGTGGCCAAGCGAAATGGTTCCTACAAGATTTCGAGGTTTTAATTAATGGTCAACGTGAAGTTAGACGTGGCAAAAAATTAGAACACCATGATCGTATCGATATACCTGAATTGCCTGAAGATACGGGTGCTTTTTTAATCATTCACCAAGGTGAACAATGA
- the gyrB gene encoding DNA topoisomerase (ATP-hydrolyzing) subunit B has translation MVNTLSDVNNTDNYGAGQIQVLEGLEAVRKRPGMYIGSTSERGLHHLVWEIVDNSIDEALAGYADEINVTIEKDNWIKVTDNGRGIPVDIQEKMGRPAVEVILTVLHAGGKFGGGGYKVSGGLHGVGSSVVNALSEDLEVYVHRNDTIYHQAYKKGVPQFDLKEIGSTDKTGTAIRFKADSSIFTETTVYNYETLQQRIRELAFLNKGIQITLTDERDEDDIRQDSYHYEGGIKSYVEMLNENKEPIHGEPIYIHQSKDDIEVEIAIQYNKGYSTNLLTYANNIHTYEGGTHEDGFKRALTRVLNSYGMNSKIIKEDKDRLSGEDTREGLTAIISIKHGDPQFEGQTKTKLGNSEVRQVVDKLFSEHFERFLYENPSVGRIIVEKGIMASRARVAAKKAREVTRRKSALEISSLPGKLADCSSKNPEESEIFLVEGDSAGGSTKSGRDSSTQAILPLRGKILNVEKARLDRILNNNEIRSMITAFGTGIGGEFDISKARYHKIVIMTDADVDGAHIRTLLLTFFYRFMRPLIEAGYVYIAQPPLYKLTQGKQKYYVFNDRELDKLKAELNPTPKWSIARYKGLGEMNADQLWETTMNPEHRSMLQVTLEDAIDADQTFEMLMGDVVENRRQFIEDNAVYANLDF, from the coding sequence ATGGTGAATACATTGTCAGATGTAAACAACACAGATAATTATGGTGCTGGGCAGATACAAGTATTAGAAGGACTAGAAGCGGTCCGTAAACGACCTGGTATGTATATCGGTTCAACTTCAGAAAGAGGCTTGCACCATTTAGTATGGGAAATTGTTGATAATAGTATTGACGAAGCATTAGCAGGCTATGCTGACGAAATTAACGTAACAATTGAAAAAGATAATTGGATTAAAGTTACTGACAATGGTCGTGGTATCCCAGTAGATATTCAAGAAAAAATGGGACGTCCAGCAGTTGAGGTTATTTTAACTGTACTTCACGCCGGAGGTAAATTCGGTGGCGGCGGATACAAAGTATCAGGTGGTCTACATGGTGTAGGTTCATCTGTTGTTAACGCCCTATCAGAAGATTTAGAAGTATACGTACACCGTAACGATACGATTTATCACCAAGCCTATAAAAAAGGTGTACCTCAATTTGATTTAAAAGAAATTGGTAGCACAGATAAGACGGGTACAGCAATACGTTTTAAAGCAGATAGCAGTATCTTTACCGAAACAACAGTTTACAACTATGAAACATTACAACAACGTATTCGTGAGTTAGCATTCTTGAACAAAGGTATTCAAATCACTTTAACTGATGAGCGAGACGAAGATGATATCAGACAAGATTCTTATCACTATGAGGGTGGGATTAAGTCTTATGTAGAAATGTTGAATGAAAATAAAGAACCTATCCATGGCGAACCTATTTACATTCACCAATCTAAAGATGATATCGAAGTTGAAATTGCGATCCAATATAATAAAGGCTATTCAACGAATTTATTAACATATGCCAACAATATCCACACGTATGAAGGTGGTACGCATGAAGATGGCTTTAAACGTGCGTTAACGCGTGTGTTAAATAGTTATGGTATGAACAGTAAAATAATCAAAGAAGATAAAGATAGACTTTCAGGTGAAGATACACGTGAAGGTTTAACAGCTATTATTTCTATCAAACATGGTGATCCTCAATTCGAAGGTCAAACGAAAACAAAATTAGGAAACTCTGAAGTACGACAAGTTGTAGATAAATTATTCTCTGAACACTTTGAACGTTTCTTATATGAAAACCCTAGCGTTGGTAGAATTATTGTTGAAAAAGGTATTATGGCATCTCGCGCACGTGTAGCTGCAAAGAAAGCACGTGAAGTGACACGTCGTAAATCAGCATTAGAGATTTCAAGTTTACCTGGTAAACTTGCTGACTGCTCTAGTAAAAACCCTGAAGAAAGTGAAATATTCTTAGTCGAAGGGGACTCTGCCGGTGGGTCTACTAAATCAGGCCGTGACTCAAGTACACAGGCAATTTTACCATTGAGAGGTAAGATTCTTAATGTTGAAAAAGCACGTCTAGATCGTATTTTAAATAACAATGAAATTCGTTCTATGATCACAGCATTTGGTACTGGTATTGGTGGAGAATTTGATATTAGTAAAGCACGATATCATAAAATTGTAATTATGACAGATGCCGATGTTGATGGTGCTCATATTAGAACATTATTATTAACATTCTTCTATCGTTTCATGAGACCGCTAATTGAAGCGGGATATGTATATATTGCCCAACCACCGTTATACAAATTAACGCAAGGTAAACAAAAATACTATGTCTTCAACGATAGAGAATTAGATAAATTAAAAGCAGAATTAAATCCAACACCTAAATGGTCTATTGCCCGTTATAAAGGTCTTGGTGAAATGAATGCCGATCAATTATGGGAAACAACGATGAATCCAGAACACCGTTCAATGTTACAAGTAACATTAGAAGATGCAATTGATGCCGACCAAACATTTGAAATGTTAATGGGTGATGTTGTTGAAAACCGTAGACAATTTATTGAAGATAACGCGGTCTATGCCAACCTAGATTTCTAA
- the recF gene encoding DNA replication/repair protein RecF, which translates to MKLNTLQLENYRNYEQVTIDCHPEVNILIGENAQGKTNLLESIYTLALAKSHRTSNDKELIRFDSEYAKIEGELNYRHGTMPLTMFITKRGKQVKVNHLEQSRLTQYIGHLNVVLFAPEDLNIVKGSPLIRRRFIDMELGQISAVYLNDLSQYQRILKQKNNYLKQLQIGNKTDTTMLEVLNQQFAEYALKVTLRREHFIKELEQLAQPIHAGITNEREALVLKYLPSLKFSHQDQSESEMLEEILTLLNDNLQREKDRGVCLFGPHRDDLGFNVNGMDAQTYGSQGQQRTTALSIKLAEIELMNIEVGEYPILLLDDVLSELDDSRQTHLLSTIQHKVQTFVTTTSVDGIDHEIMNNAKLYRINQGEIIK; encoded by the coding sequence ATGAAATTAAATACACTCCAATTGGAAAACTATCGTAACTATGAACAGGTTACAATCGATTGTCATCCTGAAGTGAATATTCTCATAGGTGAGAATGCACAAGGAAAGACGAATCTCCTTGAATCAATTTACACTTTAGCTTTGGCAAAAAGCCACAGAACTTCTAATGATAAGGAACTCATACGTTTTGATTCTGAGTATGCTAAAATAGAAGGTGAGCTAAACTATAGACATGGCACAATGCCACTGACGATGTTCATTACTAAAAGAGGTAAGCAAGTGAAGGTCAATCACCTAGAGCAAAGTAGGCTAACACAATATATCGGACATCTAAACGTGGTTCTTTTTGCGCCGGAAGATTTGAATATCGTGAAAGGATCACCTCTAATACGCCGTCGTTTTATAGACATGGAGTTAGGACAAATATCAGCTGTCTATTTGAACGACCTTTCTCAATATCAACGTATTTTAAAACAAAAGAATAACTACCTAAAACAGCTACAAATTGGTAATAAGACTGACACCACTATGCTGGAAGTCTTAAATCAACAATTTGCTGAATATGCGTTAAAGGTGACGTTGCGTCGTGAACATTTTATTAAAGAACTAGAACAATTAGCTCAACCTATTCATGCAGGCATTACGAATGAGCGTGAAGCATTGGTGCTTAAGTATTTACCAAGTTTGAAATTCAGTCATCAGGATCAATCAGAATCAGAAATGTTAGAAGAGATTCTGACATTACTTAATGACAATCTTCAAAGAGAAAAAGACCGTGGTGTGTGTCTCTTTGGACCACATCGTGACGACTTAGGTTTTAACGTTAACGGCATGGATGCGCAAACTTATGGTTCACAAGGTCAACAGAGAACAACTGCATTGTCGATTAAGTTAGCTGAAATTGAACTAATGAATATAGAAGTTGGAGAATATCCAATTTTATTACTAGATGATGTGTTGAGTGAATTAGATGACTCACGTCAAACGCACTTATTGAGTACAATTCAACATAAAGTACAGACATTTGTAACTACGACATCCGTAGACGGTATTGATCATGAAATTATGAATAATGCTAAGTTATACCGTATAAATCAAGGTGAAATTATAAAGTAA
- a CDS encoding AzlC family ABC transporter permease, with the protein MTHLTFRQGVKECIPTLLGYAGVGISFGIVAASQKFSLLEIILLCLIIYAGAAQFIICALVIAGTPITAIVLTTFIVNSRMFLLSMTLAPNFKSYSLWNRIGLGSLVTDETFGVAITPYVKGEPINDRWLHGLNITAYLFWTFSCVVGAIFGKYISNPEMLGLDFAITAMFVFLGIAQFESVKKSKINIYLVLILCVIVMMLTLSFVMPSYVAIIISAVVASTLGVVMDR; encoded by the coding sequence ATGACCCATCTCACATTTAGACAAGGTGTTAAAGAATGTATTCCAACATTATTAGGATATGCAGGTGTTGGTATTTCATTCGGTATTGTTGCTGCATCTCAAAAGTTTAGTTTATTAGAAATTATATTACTTTGTTTAATTATTTATGCTGGTGCGGCGCAATTTATTATATGTGCGTTAGTCATAGCTGGAACACCGATAACAGCGATAGTGTTGACAACGTTTATTGTTAATTCACGTATGTTTTTATTAAGTATGACGTTAGCACCTAATTTTAAGTCTTATAGTTTATGGAATCGAATTGGACTTGGTTCTTTAGTGACCGATGAAACGTTTGGTGTAGCCATCACACCTTATGTAAAAGGAGAACCTATTAATGATCGTTGGTTGCACGGTTTAAACATTACAGCATATTTGTTTTGGACCTTTTCTTGTGTAGTTGGTGCTATATTCGGCAAATATATTTCGAATCCAGAGATGTTAGGATTAGATTTTGCGATTACGGCTATGTTTGTATTTTTAGGTATTGCTCAATTTGAATCTGTTAAAAAGTCTAAGATCAACATCTATCTCGTGCTTATTCTATGTGTCATTGTGATGATGTTAACGTTAAGCTTTGTTATGCCTTCATATGTAGCGATTATTATATCTGCGGTTGTCGCTTCTACATTAGGGGTGGTGATGGACAGATGA
- a CDS encoding AzlD domain-containing protein: MMTDQHMLIIIILCGIVTILVRVIPFMMISRVNLPDVLIRWLSFIPITLFTALVLDGLIQQHEGSVGYTLNVPFIIALIPTILLAIYTRSLTWTILGGIAFIALLRFFL; this comes from the coding sequence ATGATGACAGATCAACATATGTTAATCATTATTATTCTATGTGGTATTGTTACGATTTTAGTCAGAGTGATTCCATTTATGATGATTTCACGAGTGAATTTACCTGACGTTTTGATTCGATGGTTATCCTTTATTCCAATTACACTTTTTACAGCACTCGTCTTGGACGGTTTGATTCAACAACATGAGGGTAGTGTAGGCTATACACTCAATGTGCCATTCATTATTGCATTAATACCAACTATATTATTAGCCATCTATACGAGAAGTCTAACCTGGACGATTTTAGGTGGTATTGCATTTATCGCTCTGTTGAGATTCTTTCTATAG
- a CDS encoding NAD(P)H-hydrate dehydratase gives METLDTINIPKRKEESHKGDYGKILLIGGSANLGGAIMLAARACVFSGSGLITVATHPTNHAALHSRCPEAMVIDINDTKMLTKMIEMTDSILIGPGLGVDFKGNNAITFLLQNIQPHQNLIVDGDAITIFSKLKPQLPSCRVIFTPHQKEWERLSGIPIEEQTYERNREAVDRIGATVVLKKHGTEVYFRNEDYKLSIGSPAMATGGMGDTLAGMITSFVGQFDSIKEAVMSATYTHSYIGEKLSETMYVVPPSRLINEIPFAMKQLEE, from the coding sequence ATGGAAACTTTAGATACTATTAATATTCCTAAAAGAAAAGAAGAGTCTCATAAAGGGGATTACGGTAAAATCCTATTAATTGGAGGATCTGCCAATTTAGGTGGTGCAATCATGTTAGCAGCACGTGCATGTGTATTCAGTGGTAGTGGATTGATTACTGTAGCTACACATCCAACTAATCATGCTGCATTACATTCTCGATGCCCGGAAGCAATGGTTATCGATATTAACGATACAAAGATGCTTACTAAAATGATTGAAATGACAGACAGTATCTTAATTGGTCCAGGACTTGGCGTAGACTTTAAAGGAAATAATGCGATTACTTTCTTATTGCAGAACATCCAACCTCATCAGAATTTAATAGTAGACGGTGATGCTATTACGATTTTTAGTAAACTTAAACCTCAACTACCTTCATGTCGAGTAATTTTTACGCCACATCAAAAAGAGTGGGAACGTTTAAGTGGTATCCCAATTGAAGAACAAACATATGAGCGTAATCGTGAAGCGGTTGATCGTATTGGCGCGACAGTTGTTCTAAAAAAACATGGTACTGAGGTTTACTTTAGAAACGAAGATTATAAACTATCTATCGGTAGCCCAGCTATGGCAACTGGTGGTATGGGTGATACTTTAGCAGGTATGATTACTAGCTTCGTAGGTCAATTTGATAGTATTAAAGAAGCGGTAATGAGCGCCACATATACACATAGTTATATCGGAGAAAAGCTTTCTGAAACGATGTATGTCGTACCACCATCACGTTTAATCAATGAAATTCCATTCGCAATGAAACAATTAGAAGAATAG
- the hutH gene encoding histidine ammonia-lyase, producing the protein MTLFLNGDALTIEDIKQLLHQDLKIEITEEALERVKKSRSVVERIINDKETIYGITTGFGLFSDVRIDSTQYNDLQVNLIRSHACGMGEPFSEEVSLVMMILRLNTLLKGNSGVTLELVDQLKYFINERIIPVIPQQGSLGASGDLAPLSHLALALIGEGLVYFKNEEVDSRYVLNELGRAPLHLQAKEGLALINGTQAMTAQGVINYIEAEDLGYQAEWIAALTHQALNGIVDAYDHRVHAVRNSQEQVDVAARMRDWLEDSKLTTRQAEIRVQDAYSLRCIPQIHGASYQVFNYVKEKLEFEMNASNDNPLIFDEDGETTVISGGNFHGQPIAFALDHLKLGVSELANVSERRVERLVNPQLNNGLPAFLSPEPGLQSGAMIMQYAAASLVSENKTLAHPASVDSIPSSANQEDHVSMGTIASRHGYQMIENARRVIAIECIIALQAVELKGVNQLSPKTRDKYDEFRNIVPSIKQDRQFHKDIEAVAQYLKDSAYH; encoded by the coding sequence ATGACTTTATTTTTAAATGGAGATGCTTTAACGATTGAGGATATTAAACAATTATTACACCAAGATTTAAAAATTGAAATCACTGAGGAAGCATTAGAAAGAGTTAAAAAAAGTAGAAGTGTAGTAGAAAGAATTATTAATGATAAAGAAACCATTTATGGGATCACTACAGGGTTTGGTTTATTTAGTGATGTGCGTATTGATTCGACTCAATATAATGACTTACAAGTTAATTTAATACGTTCACACGCTTGTGGGATGGGCGAACCATTTTCTGAAGAAGTATCACTCGTGATGATGATTTTACGTCTTAATACATTATTAAAAGGAAATTCAGGTGTAACGTTAGAATTGGTCGATCAGCTCAAATATTTCATTAATGAGCGTATTATACCTGTGATTCCTCAACAAGGCTCACTCGGTGCATCAGGGGATTTAGCACCATTATCTCATTTAGCTTTAGCACTTATTGGTGAAGGGCTTGTTTACTTTAAAAACGAAGAAGTTGATAGTCGTTATGTCTTAAATGAATTAGGAAGAGCACCATTACATTTACAAGCTAAAGAAGGATTAGCATTAATTAACGGCACACAGGCTATGACTGCTCAAGGGGTCATTAACTATATTGAAGCGGAAGACCTAGGTTACCAAGCAGAGTGGATTGCGGCGCTCACGCATCAAGCGTTAAATGGTATTGTTGATGCATATGATCATAGAGTGCATGCAGTTAGAAACAGTCAAGAACAAGTAGATGTCGCAGCACGTATGCGTGATTGGTTAGAAGATTCAAAGTTAACAACAAGACAAGCTGAGATTCGTGTTCAAGATGCGTATTCTTTACGTTGTATTCCACAAATTCATGGCGCTAGTTATCAAGTGTTTAACTACGTAAAAGAAAAGTTAGAGTTTGAAATGAATGCTTCAAATGATAATCCACTTATCTTTGATGAAGACGGTGAAACAACAGTTATATCTGGTGGTAACTTCCATGGACAACCTATCGCCTTTGCGCTTGATCATTTGAAGTTAGGTGTCAGTGAATTAGCGAATGTTTCAGAACGACGTGTGGAACGACTAGTGAATCCGCAATTGAATAACGGTCTACCTGCATTCTTAAGTCCTGAACCTGGTTTACAAAGTGGCGCGATGATTATGCAATATGCGGCAGCAAGTTTAGTATCAGAGAATAAAACACTAGCACATCCAGCGAGTGTAGATTCTATCCCATCTTCAGCTAACCAAGAAGATCATGTATCTATGGGTACAATTGCTTCAAGACATGGTTATCAAATGATTGAAAATGCACGACGTGTTATTGCGATTGAATGTATTATTGCGTTACAAGCAGTTGAGTTAAAAGGGGTTAATCAACTATCACCTAAAACACGAGACAAATATGACGAATTTAGAAACATTGTGCCATCTATCAAACAAGATAGACAATTCCATAAGGATATAGAAGCCGTAGCACAGTACTTAAAGGATAGTGCGTATCATTAA